From Pseudomonas sp. LS1212, the proteins below share one genomic window:
- a CDS encoding amino acid permease → MSVPQQTRSENSNGGLQSGLKQRHMAMIALGGVIGAGLFVGSGVVIQSAGPAALISFLVTGVLVILIMRMLGEMACAIPTVGSFYEYARMAWADHPQSSQLAGFLTGWMYWYFWVIVVAVEAVAGASLIQFWLPDVPAWTISLTLMIILTFTNLASVASFGEFEFWFSSIKVAAILVFLLLGGLYLLGMWPTETHHGLSSMLSHGGFMPNGIGPVLTGAVAATGFYFGAEIVTVAAAESADPVRSVARATNSVITRVLFFYVGSILLVVTLVPWDSPAMLTPYSSALAAMGFGWAAHVMNAIVLTAVLSCLNSGIYASSRMLFALTKRGDAPRSLAKLSPRGVPRRAIFFGTLFGYLSVVMSYISPDTIFAFLVNSYGTVAIFVYVLIALSQLRLRAKLEREAPEKLKVRMWCYPYLTYVAIFGMLGIVTGMAFIPEQRMPLALGVASLAILLLAFISRSIWRRIKGLPEVVPVSS, encoded by the coding sequence ATGTCCGTACCTCAACAAACCCGATCGGAGAACTCCAACGGGGGCCTGCAATCGGGACTCAAGCAACGTCACATGGCCATGATCGCCCTGGGTGGTGTCATCGGTGCCGGGCTGTTCGTCGGCAGCGGCGTGGTCATCCAGTCTGCGGGGCCCGCCGCCCTGATTTCTTTTCTGGTCACCGGCGTACTGGTCATCCTGATCATGCGCATGCTCGGCGAAATGGCCTGCGCCATACCGACCGTCGGGTCCTTCTACGAATATGCACGCATGGCCTGGGCCGATCATCCACAGTCGAGCCAACTGGCCGGTTTCCTCACCGGCTGGATGTACTGGTATTTCTGGGTGATCGTCGTCGCCGTGGAGGCCGTGGCTGGCGCCTCGCTCATTCAGTTCTGGTTGCCGGACGTACCGGCCTGGACCATTAGCCTGACGCTGATGATCATTCTGACCTTCACGAACCTGGCCTCGGTTGCCTCCTTCGGCGAGTTCGAGTTCTGGTTCTCATCGATCAAGGTCGCGGCGATCCTGGTTTTTCTGCTTCTGGGCGGGCTGTATCTGTTAGGTATGTGGCCGACCGAAACCCACCACGGGCTGAGTTCGATGCTCAGTCACGGCGGCTTCATGCCCAACGGCATTGGGCCGGTGTTGACCGGCGCGGTGGCCGCGACCGGATTCTATTTCGGCGCGGAGATCGTCACCGTGGCTGCCGCCGAATCTGCCGATCCGGTACGCTCGGTCGCGCGGGCCACCAACTCGGTGATCACCCGCGTTCTGTTCTTCTATGTCGGCTCGATCCTGCTGGTGGTCACCCTGGTCCCCTGGGATTCGCCCGCCATGCTCACGCCTTATTCCAGCGCTCTGGCAGCCATGGGCTTCGGCTGGGCCGCGCACGTGATGAACGCCATCGTGCTAACGGCAGTGCTGTCCTGTCTCAATTCGGGCATCTATGCGTCTTCGCGCATGCTGTTCGCACTGACCAAACGCGGCGACGCACCGCGCAGCCTGGCCAAGCTGTCCCCGCGGGGCGTACCGCGCCGCGCGATCTTTTTCGGCACGCTGTTCGGCTATCTGTCGGTGGTCATGTCGTACATATCGCCGGACACCATCTTCGCCTTTCTGGTCAACTCTTATGGCACCGTGGCGATCTTCGTCTATGTGCTGATCGCCCTGTCTCAGCTGCGCTTGCGCGCGAAGCTGGAACGCGAGGCGCCGGAGAAACTCAAGGTTCGGATGTGGTGCTATCCCTACCTGACCTACGTCGCCATCTTTGGCATGCTCGGCATAGTCACCGGCATGGCCTTCATACCAGAGCAACGCATGCCTCTGGCATTGGGCGTAGCCAGCCTGGCGATTCTGCTGTTGGCGTTCATCAGTCGCAGCATCTGGCGGCGGATCAAAGGCCTGCCGGAGGTCGTACCGGTGAGCAGCTAG
- a CDS encoding MoxR family ATPase yields MTDLNIEPASRLVPVRELFGIDSSMRVPVFLTPNEQVPEIDAAYRFNPEVTLAILAGFTRNRRVMLQGLHGSGKSTHIEQVAAKLNWPCTRVNLDGHISRLDLIGKDGIVLREGKQVTEFQEGILPWALRRPMALIFDEYDAGRPDVMFVIQRILERDGKLNLLDQNQVIHPHPSFRLFATANTVGLGNLNGLYNGTRVLNQAQLDRWNIVATLNYLPQAEEVAIVAARVPHLLARQGERLLTQMVAVADLTRQGFASGDLSTLMSPRCVISWAENMEIFSDPALAFRLSFLNKCDEAEQPIVAEYYQRCFDQELAESALPLLALA; encoded by the coding sequence ATGACCGACCTGAACATCGAACCTGCCAGCCGTCTGGTCCCTGTCCGGGAGTTGTTCGGTATCGACTCCAGCATGCGCGTACCGGTGTTCCTCACCCCAAACGAGCAGGTGCCGGAGATCGACGCTGCCTATCGCTTCAACCCGGAAGTCACCCTGGCGATTCTCGCAGGCTTCACCCGCAATCGCCGGGTGATGCTGCAAGGTCTGCACGGCAGCGGCAAGTCGACCCATATCGAACAGGTCGCTGCGAAGCTCAACTGGCCTTGCACGCGCGTCAACCTGGACGGTCATATCAGCCGCCTGGACCTGATCGGCAAGGACGGCATCGTCCTGCGTGAGGGTAAACAGGTCACCGAATTCCAGGAAGGCATCTTGCCCTGGGCACTGCGTCGGCCCATGGCGCTGATCTTCGACGAATACGACGCTGGCCGTCCGGACGTAATGTTCGTGATTCAGCGCATCCTCGAACGCGACGGTAAGCTCAATCTGCTCGACCAGAATCAAGTGATCCATCCGCACCCCTCGTTCCGACTGTTCGCCACCGCCAACACCGTTGGCCTGGGCAACCTGAACGGGCTTTACAACGGCACCCGGGTGCTCAATCAGGCGCAGCTGGATCGCTGGAACATAGTCGCCACTCTGAACTACCTGCCCCAGGCCGAAGAAGTCGCGATAGTCGCCGCGCGGGTGCCGCACCTGCTCGCCCGACAGGGCGAACGGTTGCTGACGCAGATGGTGGCGGTGGCCGACCTGACTCGCCAAGGCTTCGCCAGCGGAGACCTGTCGACCCTGATGTCGCCGCGCTGCGTGATCTCCTGGGCGGAAAACATGGAGATTTTCAGCGACCCGGCGCTGGCCTTCCGCCTGTCGTTCCTCAACAAATGCGACGAAGCAGAGCAGCCAATCGTCGCCGAATACTACCAACGCTGCTTCGACCAAGAGCTGGCCGAATCGGCGCTCCCCCTGCTGGCACTGGCCTGA
- a CDS encoding thiazole synthase, protein MTLATAILDPLIIAGQAFASRLLVGTGHYADLTETGAAVEASSAQIVTFAVRRSNLGQDAEQPNLLEVIAPERYTLLPNTAGCYTAKDAVRTCLLARELLDGHNLVKLEVLGDSQTLFPDIGETLIAAQQLVDLGFKVMVYTSDDPLVARRLEELGCVAVMPLGAPIGSGLGIRNPYNIRLIVENAKVPVIVDAGVGTASDAAIAMELGCDGVLMNTAIARAREPIRMASAMRKAVEAGREAYLAGRMPRRLSGDASSPLSGLFL, encoded by the coding sequence ATGACTCTTGCGACCGCAATCCTCGATCCACTGATCATTGCCGGCCAAGCCTTCGCATCACGCCTGCTGGTCGGCACAGGACACTACGCCGACCTGACCGAGACCGGCGCGGCGGTCGAGGCCAGCTCGGCGCAGATCGTCACCTTCGCGGTGCGCCGCAGCAACCTCGGCCAGGATGCCGAACAGCCCAACCTGCTCGAGGTGATCGCGCCGGAGCGCTACACCCTGCTGCCCAATACCGCAGGCTGCTACACGGCCAAGGATGCGGTGCGCACCTGCTTGCTGGCACGCGAACTGCTGGACGGCCACAACCTGGTCAAACTGGAAGTGCTCGGTGACAGCCAGACCCTCTTCCCGGACATCGGCGAAACCCTGATCGCCGCCCAGCAATTGGTCGATCTGGGATTCAAGGTGATGGTTTACACCAGCGACGACCCGCTGGTGGCCCGACGTCTGGAGGAACTTGGCTGCGTGGCGGTGATGCCCTTGGGCGCGCCGATCGGTTCCGGGCTGGGCATCCGCAATCCCTACAACATCCGCTTGATCGTGGAAAACGCCAAGGTCCCGGTGATTGTCGATGCCGGTGTCGGCACCGCTTCTGATGCCGCCATCGCCATGGAGCTGGGCTGCGACGGGGTGCTGATGAACACCGCTATCGCCCGCGCCCGCGAGCCGATCCGCATGGCCTCGGCGATGCGCAAAGCGGTAGAGGCCGGCCGCGAAGCCTACCTGGCCGGACGCATGCCGCGCCGGCTCAGCGGGGACGCCTCCTCGCCGTTGAGCGGCCTGTTCCTGTAA
- a CDS encoding aspartate aminotransferase family protein: MKTTAHEYDAVEALASDRAHVWHHLSQHKPLEQNDPLMIVEGKGMQVWDIKGNEYLDAVSGGVWTVNVGYGRESIADAVRDQLVKMNFFANSAGNIPGALFAKKLIEKMPGLSRVYYSNSGSEANEKAYKIVRQIAHKKYGGKKHKILFRERDYHGTTITALSSTGQFERKNQYGPFTPGFVEFPHCCEYRSQFGEVADYGVRAALEMERVILAEGPDTVGAVVLEPITAGGGVITPPEGYWETIQAICKKYDILLHIDEVVCGLGRTGKWFGYQHYGIKPDIVTMAKGVASGYAAISCTVTTEEVFEAFKGEADDRMGYFRDISTFGGCTAGPAAALENMRIIEDEGLLENVTHMGEYFMGRLRELQDKYPIIGDVRGKGLFCGLELVKDRKTKEPVPESVPIAIVADCMRQGVMIGRTNRSFEQFNNTLCFSPALIATQKELDVIIAALDSAFGRLATHP, from the coding sequence ATGAAAACAACAGCTCACGAGTACGATGCAGTCGAGGCGTTGGCCAGTGACCGCGCTCACGTCTGGCATCACCTGTCCCAGCACAAGCCGCTGGAGCAGAACGATCCGCTGATGATCGTCGAAGGCAAGGGCATGCAGGTCTGGGACATCAAGGGCAACGAATACCTGGATGCGGTCTCTGGCGGTGTGTGGACCGTCAACGTCGGTTACGGCCGCGAGAGTATTGCTGACGCGGTGCGCGATCAGCTGGTGAAGATGAATTTTTTCGCCAACTCCGCAGGCAACATTCCTGGTGCCTTGTTCGCCAAGAAGCTGATCGAGAAGATGCCTGGCCTGAGCCGGGTGTACTACTCCAACTCCGGTTCCGAGGCCAATGAGAAGGCCTACAAGATCGTGCGGCAGATTGCGCACAAGAAGTACGGTGGTAAAAAGCACAAGATTCTGTTCCGCGAGCGTGACTACCACGGCACTACCATTACTGCGCTGAGTTCAACCGGCCAGTTCGAGCGCAAGAACCAGTACGGTCCCTTCACACCGGGTTTCGTCGAGTTTCCACACTGCTGCGAATACCGCTCGCAGTTCGGTGAAGTGGCCGACTATGGCGTGCGCGCCGCCCTGGAGATGGAGCGAGTAATCCTCGCTGAAGGGCCGGATACCGTGGGTGCCGTGGTGCTCGAACCGATCACCGCTGGGGGTGGCGTTATCACGCCGCCGGAGGGTTACTGGGAGACCATTCAGGCGATCTGCAAGAAGTACGACATCCTCCTGCACATTGACGAAGTGGTCTGCGGTCTGGGCCGTACCGGTAAGTGGTTTGGCTATCAGCACTACGGCATCAAGCCGGACATCGTCACCATGGCCAAGGGGGTGGCCAGCGGTTACGCGGCGATCTCCTGCACAGTGACCACCGAGGAAGTGTTCGAAGCGTTCAAGGGTGAGGCCGATGACCGGATGGGCTACTTCCGTGACATCAGCACCTTCGGCGGCTGCACCGCAGGCCCGGCGGCGGCGCTGGAGAATATGCGAATTATCGAGGACGAGGGCTTGCTGGAGAACGTCACCCATATGGGCGAGTACTTCATGGGTCGCCTGCGTGAGCTGCAGGACAAGTATCCAATAATTGGTGATGTGCGCGGCAAGGGCCTGTTCTGTGGTCTGGAACTGGTCAAGGACCGCAAGACGAAGGAGCCGGTGCCGGAGAGCGTGCCGATTGCCATCGTCGCTGACTGCATGCGCCAAGGGGTGATGATCGGGCGTACTAACCGAAGCTTCGAGCAGTTCAACAATACCCTGTGCTTCAGCCCGGCGTTGATCGCCACACAAAAGGAGCTGGATGTGATCATCGCCGCCCTGGACAGCGCCTTTGGCCGCCTTGCAACTCATCCATAA
- a CDS encoding GMC family oxidoreductase: MSRAYDFVIVGAGSAGCVLANRLSENGRYCVCLLEAGPADRYPWIHIPIGYAKTMFHPVYNWGFYTDPDPGMNDRRIYWPRGKVLGGCSSINGLIFIRGQRADYDAWASAGNSGWGWDEVLPYFRRAECNDLGPGPTRGTDGPLSASSIKARHPLTEGFIGAAKELGVPHIQDFNTGDQEGVGYYQLTTRKGLRCSTAVAYLRPAKRRPNLTIESLAQAEKILFDGTRAVGVQYRKNGQSLTVRANREVILSAGALQSPQLLQLSGVGPADLLKKFNIATVHALPGVGENLQDHLQIRLIYECSQPISTNDDLRSPLRKLRLGLQWLLTRSGPLAIGINQGGLFTRVLEQSSTPDIQYHFGTLSADSAGGSVHPFSGFTMSVCQLRPESRGYVRITSTDPLQPPSMQPNYLSTELDRKTVIAAVRYTRKLAETGPLKRLIRREYRPGNETQSDEQILEFCRQYGATIFHPSGTCKMGNDPLAVVDSRLRVHGVQGLRVVDCSIMPTLVSGNTNVPVVMIAEKASTMILEDCLQPSARTQHTMAVPAPALSTFAS, translated from the coding sequence ATGTCTCGTGCCTATGACTTCGTCATTGTCGGTGCCGGTTCAGCCGGTTGTGTGCTGGCCAATAGACTCAGCGAGAACGGACGATACTGCGTTTGCTTACTCGAGGCGGGGCCTGCGGATCGGTATCCGTGGATCCACATCCCGATAGGCTACGCCAAGACCATGTTCCACCCGGTTTACAACTGGGGCTTCTACACCGATCCAGATCCCGGCATGAACGACCGGCGCATCTACTGGCCGCGCGGCAAGGTGTTAGGTGGCTGCAGTTCAATCAACGGTCTCATCTTCATTCGTGGCCAGCGCGCTGATTACGATGCCTGGGCCAGCGCCGGTAACTCCGGCTGGGGTTGGGACGAAGTTTTACCCTACTTCCGCCGCGCCGAGTGCAACGACCTTGGTCCTGGCCCCACTCGCGGCACCGACGGGCCGTTATCGGCGTCCAGCATCAAGGCGCGGCATCCCCTCACCGAAGGCTTCATCGGGGCGGCTAAAGAACTTGGCGTACCCCACATCCAGGACTTCAACACCGGTGATCAGGAAGGCGTCGGCTACTACCAACTGACCACACGCAAGGGCTTGCGCTGCAGCACTGCGGTTGCCTATCTGCGCCCAGCCAAGCGTCGTCCGAACCTGACCATCGAATCGCTCGCCCAAGCCGAAAAAATCCTCTTCGACGGCACCCGCGCAGTCGGCGTTCAGTACCGAAAAAATGGTCAGTCGCTGACCGTACGTGCTAACCGCGAAGTGATTCTCAGCGCCGGCGCGTTGCAATCACCGCAGTTACTGCAATTGTCTGGCGTCGGCCCCGCGGATCTGCTGAAAAAATTCAACATTGCGACGGTACATGCTCTGCCTGGTGTGGGTGAAAACCTGCAGGACCATTTGCAGATTCGCTTGATCTACGAGTGCAGCCAACCGATCAGCACCAACGATGATCTGCGTTCGCCGCTGCGTAAATTGCGCCTGGGTCTGCAGTGGCTGCTGACCCGCAGCGGACCGCTGGCCATCGGCATCAATCAGGGCGGGCTGTTCACCCGAGTGCTGGAGCAAAGCAGTACACCCGACATTCAGTACCACTTCGGTACGCTCAGCGCCGACTCTGCAGGCGGCAGTGTGCATCCCTTCTCAGGCTTCACCATGTCGGTTTGCCAATTGCGCCCCGAAAGTCGTGGCTATGTGCGCATCACCTCTACCGACCCCTTGCAACCGCCGTCGATGCAGCCGAATTACCTGTCGACCGAACTGGACCGCAAAACAGTGATTGCAGCGGTGCGTTACACCCGCAAGCTGGCAGAGACCGGGCCGCTCAAGCGTTTGATTCGCCGCGAGTACCGGCCTGGCAACGAGACCCAGAGCGACGAACAGATTCTCGAGTTCTGCCGTCAGTACGGGGCGACCATCTTTCACCCATCCGGCACCTGCAAGATGGGTAACGATCCGCTCGCGGTGGTCGATTCGCGCTTACGTGTACATGGCGTGCAGGGACTGCGGGTGGTCGACTGCTCGATCATGCCGACATTGGTCTCGGGCAACACAAACGTCCCCGTGGTGATGATTGCCGAAAAGGCCTCAACGATGATTCTCGAAGACTGCCTCCAACCCAGCGCCCGCACACAGCACACCATGGCGGTACCGGCGCCTGCACTGAGCACGTTCGCATCCTGA
- a CDS encoding DUF2220 domain-containing protein, which translates to MDLHRLTPEESALYDDLRDNRIRAGLRLEQEHIGFHWLGNRLQQLLLGSSDANPCPLS; encoded by the coding sequence GTGGACTTGCACAGGTTGACGCCCGAAGAGAGCGCCCTCTACGACGATTTACGCGACAACCGCATCCGCGCGGGGCTTAGGTTGGAGCAGGAACACATTGGTTTCCACTGGCTGGGCAATCGCCTTCAACAGCTTCTTCTCGGAAGCAGCGACGCCAATCCATGCCCCTTGTCATAG
- the thiS gene encoding sulfur carrier protein ThiS, which produces MEVQINGVAQLLPVGINLAQLLIQLQLQERRLAIEYNLDVVPRSEYAELRLQQGDRLEIVHAIGGG; this is translated from the coding sequence ATTGAAGTGCAGATCAACGGGGTGGCCCAGTTGTTGCCGGTGGGCATCAATCTGGCGCAGCTGCTCATCCAGCTACAGCTGCAAGAGCGGCGCCTGGCCATTGAGTACAACCTCGACGTGGTACCGCGCAGCGAGTACGCCGAGCTGCGTCTGCAGCAGGGCGACCGCCTGGAGATCGTGCACGCCATCGGCGGCGGCTGA
- a CDS encoding cobaltochelatase CobT-related protein: MNPPPRHEKRQQQLEELCAATLRALSGERRVRYRGGRLEVQERHFPVRAPHLHPDPERDESLAWRGVADSLALRLKHSDPALVRQALPAQPIARLVFELLEQLRVESLVADCHPGVRRNLLQRFEQWSQQFLDAGQTEGHVGLLLFTLAQMSWILLCGGRAGEQTEMLIEAPRLSLLGHFGAAFGLMRHCRHNQAEFTEHALLIAAKAQELIEQLDAELLGNDERKVSEIAEKTHLAFALLLDVDQDGEGDVSNSGAAQGNPRGSNNAFTYQVFSRDYDCERNAASLVLPELLRELRQRLDRRLAGQGLNLPRLAKRLCALLAAPRRDGWAFAQTDGQIDAGRLSRLIISPEQREIFRHEQERPHSDCLVSLLIDNSGSMRNHIESVALLADAFSRALELAGARSEILGFTTGQWNGGRLLKRWRGMGQPANPGRLNELSHLVYKDAETSWRRARPNIAALLKSDLFREGIDGEALLWARQRLLQRDARRRILIVISDGCPMDSATHQTNQQDILDLHLKQVTRQIEQEGSIELYALGVGLDLSPYYRRSLELDLSRSLDNAVFDEILRLLNGRH, translated from the coding sequence ATGAACCCGCCGCCACGCCACGAGAAACGCCAGCAACAACTCGAGGAACTCTGCGCGGCGACACTGCGTGCACTGTCCGGTGAGCGGCGCGTACGCTACCGCGGCGGCCGTCTGGAAGTGCAGGAACGGCACTTCCCGGTGCGCGCCCCGCACCTGCACCCAGACCCCGAGCGCGATGAGAGTCTAGCCTGGCGCGGGGTGGCTGATAGCCTGGCGCTGCGTTTGAAACACAGTGATCCGGCGCTGGTCCGCCAAGCTCTCCCGGCACAGCCCATCGCGCGTCTGGTGTTCGAACTGCTCGAGCAACTGCGCGTCGAGTCGTTGGTGGCCGACTGTCATCCCGGCGTGCGGCGCAATCTGTTGCAACGCTTCGAGCAGTGGAGCCAGCAGTTTCTCGACGCTGGGCAGACCGAGGGACATGTCGGCCTGCTGCTCTTCACCCTGGCGCAGATGAGCTGGATTCTGCTGTGTGGCGGCCGCGCCGGGGAACAGACGGAGATGCTCATTGAAGCGCCACGCCTGAGCCTGCTCGGCCATTTCGGCGCGGCCTTCGGTCTGATGCGCCACTGTCGCCATAACCAGGCGGAGTTTACCGAGCATGCCCTGCTGATTGCCGCCAAGGCACAGGAACTGATCGAGCAACTGGATGCCGAACTGCTCGGTAACGACGAGCGCAAGGTCTCGGAAATCGCCGAAAAGACTCATCTGGCCTTCGCCCTGTTACTGGACGTGGATCAGGATGGCGAGGGTGACGTCAGCAACAGCGGTGCTGCCCAAGGTAATCCACGAGGCAGCAACAACGCCTTTACTTATCAGGTATTCAGCCGCGACTACGATTGCGAGCGTAACGCCGCCAGCCTGGTACTGCCCGAGTTGTTGCGCGAACTGCGCCAGCGCCTGGACCGTCGCCTGGCTGGCCAGGGCCTCAATCTGCCACGCCTGGCCAAGCGCTTGTGTGCCCTGTTGGCAGCGCCTCGTCGAGATGGCTGGGCCTTCGCCCAGACCGACGGACAGATCGATGCCGGGCGCCTCAGTCGCCTGATCATCAGCCCCGAGCAACGCGAGATTTTTCGCCACGAGCAAGAGCGTCCGCACAGTGATTGCCTGGTCAGTCTGCTGATCGACAACTCCGGCTCCATGCGCAACCACATCGAGAGTGTCGCCTTGCTGGCTGACGCCTTCAGTCGTGCCCTGGAACTGGCTGGCGCTCGCAGTGAAATCCTCGGTTTCACGACCGGCCAATGGAATGGCGGGCGCCTTTTGAAGCGCTGGCGCGGCATGGGCCAGCCAGCCAATCCGGGAAGACTCAACGAGCTTAGCCATCTGGTCTACAAGGATGCCGAAACTTCCTGGCGCCGCGCCCGGCCGAACATTGCCGCGCTGCTCAAGTCCGACCTTTTTCGCGAGGGCATCGACGGCGAGGCGCTCCTCTGGGCGCGTCAGCGGCTGCTGCAGCGCGACGCACGACGGCGCATCCTGATCGTCATCTCCGACGGCTGCCCGATGGACAGCGCCACCCACCAGACCAACCAGCAGGACATCCTCGACCTGCACCTCAAGCAAGTGACGCGACAGATCGAGCAGGAGGGCAGCATCGAGTTGTACGCCCTCGGCGTCGGTCTGGACCTGAGCCCCTATTATCGCCGGAGCCTGGAGCTTGATTTGTCGCGCAGCTTGGACAATGCCGTATTCGACGAAATCCTGCGTCTGCTCAACGGCCGCCACTGA